One region of Tachysurus vachellii isolate PV-2020 chromosome 11, HZAU_Pvac_v1, whole genome shotgun sequence genomic DNA includes:
- the hyal3 gene encoding hyaluronidase-3 isoform X2, whose amino-acid sequence MPTSKCQRVFGVSLPLHQHGIIYNAEQKFKGENISLFYECQLGLYPYISHEGLSVNGGVPQKGNLGRHLALSEEQIRGLLQNSFSGLAVVDWEKWQPQWIRNYGTRHAYIDLSKQLVREKHPEMSEEEVTSLAMTEFEKAARSYMEETLKLGVKARPKGLWGFYGYPGCYNDQRRVDSGYTGQCKPRAVALNDRLSFLWQQSTALYPSVYVHLGLAGHPNTRLMVRHRVLEAFRVVSQRGRGSPQLPVLPYARVAFTRTLKFLNQTDLENTLGEVASLGAAGVVLWGEMAFAKSKQQCVLLRDYIRSVLGVYVDALHRGVAHCSKSMCSEKGRCVRRNPHSGHMIAQLDTSRKSDHDLRTNFKCMCFKGWSGEWCENFMDVK is encoded by the exons ATGCCCACTTCAAAATGCCAGCGTGTGTTTGGCGTTTCACTGCCCCTGCACCAGCATGGCATCATATACAATGCTGAACAGAAATTCAAAGGTGAAAACATAAGTCTTTTTTATGAATGCCAACTTGGTTTGTATCCATACATCAGTCATGAGGGTTTGAGTGTGAACGGTGGGGTTCCTCAGAAGGGCAATCTTGGCAGACACCTTGCACTATCAGAGGAACAGATCCGAGGGCTTCTACAGAATAGTTTCAGCGGGTTGGCTGTGGTGGACTGGGAGAAGTGGCAACCTCAATGGATCCGCAACTACGGAACCCGACATGCCTACATTGATCTGTCTAAGCAACTGGTAAGAGAGAAGCATCCAGAAATGTCTGAGGAGGAAGTAACATCACTGGCAATGACTGAGTTTGAGAAAGCAGCACGGTCCTACATGGAAGAAACACTGAAACTCGGAGTCAAGGCTCGTCCCAAGGGATTGTGGGGGTTTTATGGATACCCTGGCTGCTATAATGACCAGAGGAGAGTAGACAGTGGGTACACCGGGCAGTGCAAACCTAGAGCAGTGGCACTGAATGACAGACTGTCATTTTTATGGCAGCAGTCCACAGCACTCTATccaagtgtgtatgtgcacctcGGTCTAGCGGGACACCCAAACACACGGCTTATGGTAAGACACCGTGTACTCGAGGCATTCCGAGTGGTATCACAGCGTGGACGTGGATCTCCACAACTTCCTGTTCTACCTTATGCTAGAGTGGCTTTTACCAGAACACTGAAGTTCTTAAACCAG ACTGATCTGGAGAACACACTTGGTGAGGTTGCATCTTTAGGTGCGGCTGGTGTAGTGTTATGGGGTGAAATGGCGTTTGCCAAGTCCAAG CAACAGTGTGTTCTTCTTCGGGACTATATCCGCTCCGTGTTGGGTGTGTACGTGGACGCTCTGCATCGGGGTGTGGCACATTGCAGCAAGAGTATGTGCAGCGAAAAAGGACGCTGTGTGAGACGCAACCCTCATTCCGGTCACATGATTGCCCAGCTCGACACTAGCAGAAAATCTGACCATGATCTTAGGACAAACTTCAAATGTATGTGTTTTAAAGGATGGAGTGGAGAGTGGTGTGAGAACTTCATGGATGTGAAGTGA
- the hyal3 gene encoding hyaluronidase-3 isoform X1, with translation MGRAILFCRSSLLIFTLFFSGIVSDSGSVIRKQGFSVVWNMPTSKCQRVFGVSLPLHQHGIIYNAEQKFKGENISLFYECQLGLYPYISHEGLSVNGGVPQKGNLGRHLALSEEQIRGLLQNSFSGLAVVDWEKWQPQWIRNYGTRHAYIDLSKQLVREKHPEMSEEEVTSLAMTEFEKAARSYMEETLKLGVKARPKGLWGFYGYPGCYNDQRRVDSGYTGQCKPRAVALNDRLSFLWQQSTALYPSVYVHLGLAGHPNTRLMVRHRVLEAFRVVSQRGRGSPQLPVLPYARVAFTRTLKFLNQTDLENTLGEVASLGAAGVVLWGEMAFAKSKQQCVLLRDYIRSVLGVYVDALHRGVAHCSKSMCSEKGRCVRRNPHSGHMIAQLDTSRKSDHDLRTNFKCMCFKGWSGEWCENFMDVK, from the exons GAGCCATCTTGTTTTGCAGGTCCTCACTGCTGATCTTCACCCTGTTTTTCAGTGGCATTGTTTCAGACAGTGGCTCTGTCATCAGGAAACAGGGTTTTTCAGTAGTTTGGAACATGCCCACTTCAAAATGCCAGCGTGTGTTTGGCGTTTCACTGCCCCTGCACCAGCATGGCATCATATACAATGCTGAACAGAAATTCAAAGGTGAAAACATAAGTCTTTTTTATGAATGCCAACTTGGTTTGTATCCATACATCAGTCATGAGGGTTTGAGTGTGAACGGTGGGGTTCCTCAGAAGGGCAATCTTGGCAGACACCTTGCACTATCAGAGGAACAGATCCGAGGGCTTCTACAGAATAGTTTCAGCGGGTTGGCTGTGGTGGACTGGGAGAAGTGGCAACCTCAATGGATCCGCAACTACGGAACCCGACATGCCTACATTGATCTGTCTAAGCAACTGGTAAGAGAGAAGCATCCAGAAATGTCTGAGGAGGAAGTAACATCACTGGCAATGACTGAGTTTGAGAAAGCAGCACGGTCCTACATGGAAGAAACACTGAAACTCGGAGTCAAGGCTCGTCCCAAGGGATTGTGGGGGTTTTATGGATACCCTGGCTGCTATAATGACCAGAGGAGAGTAGACAGTGGGTACACCGGGCAGTGCAAACCTAGAGCAGTGGCACTGAATGACAGACTGTCATTTTTATGGCAGCAGTCCACAGCACTCTATccaagtgtgtatgtgcacctcGGTCTAGCGGGACACCCAAACACACGGCTTATGGTAAGACACCGTGTACTCGAGGCATTCCGAGTGGTATCACAGCGTGGACGTGGATCTCCACAACTTCCTGTTCTACCTTATGCTAGAGTGGCTTTTACCAGAACACTGAAGTTCTTAAACCAG ACTGATCTGGAGAACACACTTGGTGAGGTTGCATCTTTAGGTGCGGCTGGTGTAGTGTTATGGGGTGAAATGGCGTTTGCCAAGTCCAAG CAACAGTGTGTTCTTCTTCGGGACTATATCCGCTCCGTGTTGGGTGTGTACGTGGACGCTCTGCATCGGGGTGTGGCACATTGCAGCAAGAGTATGTGCAGCGAAAAAGGACGCTGTGTGAGACGCAACCCTCATTCCGGTCACATGATTGCCCAGCTCGACACTAGCAGAAAATCTGACCATGATCTTAGGACAAACTTCAAATGTATGTGTTTTAAAGGATGGAGTGGAGAGTGGTGTGAGAACTTCATGGATGTGAAGTGA
- the amt gene encoding aminomethyltransferase, mitochondrial → MLARGLVSGRVGLQSRVSVGFLQTAVPCGRTGQHERYGTAGVALKQTPLYEFHRAHGGKMVEFAGWSMPVQYKDSHINSHLHTRQHCSIFDVSHMLQTKIHGKDRVKFMEALIVGDVAELKDNQGMLSLFTNDKGGIMDDLIVTNTDQGYLHVVSNAGCADKDSAHMEAKLKEFKSAGHSVDLEYMGESLIAIQGPSTERVLQEGVCENLRKLTFMTSILTTVFGIQGCRITRCGYTGEDGVEISVPRGNVVELVERLLVNSEVKLAGLGARDSLRLEAGLCLHGNDIDETTTPVEASLVWTIGKRRRQARDFPGADVIVPQIKAKPKRKRVGLMSHGQPVRQHTPILSTDGKVIGKVTSGCPSPCLKQNISMGYVETSFSKVGTPVQVEVRKKMIPAVISKMPFVPTNYYTGQ, encoded by the exons ATGCTGGCTCGAGGGCTCGTGAGCGGCCGAGTTGGGCTGCAAAGCCGAGTTTCTGTTGGATTCCTACAAACTGCGGTACCGTGTGGGAGAACAGGACAACACGAGAGATACGGGACAGCTGGG GTGGCTCTGAAACAAACTCCTCTCTATGAATTTCATAGAGCTCATGGTGGGAAAATGGTGGAGTTTGCGGGATGGAGCATGCCTGTGCAGTATAAAGACAGCCACATAAACTCGCACCTCCACACACGCCAACACTGCTCCATCTTTGATGTCAGCCACATGCTACAG ACCAAAATCCATGGGAAAGATCGAGTAAAGTTTATGGAGGCATTAATTGTTGGAGATGTTGCAGAGCTGAAGGACAACCAG GGCATGCTGTCTCTCTTTACTAACGATAAAGGGGGCATCATGGATGACCTGATAGTGACTAATACAGATCAGGGTTATCTGCATGTGGTGTCCAATGCTGGCTGTGCAGACAAAGACTCTGCTCATATGGAG gCAAAACTGAAGGAGTTTAAATCCGCAGGACATTCTGTCGATTTAGAGTATATGGGAGAGAGTTTGATTGCAATACAGG gtCCGTCGACAGAACGTGTGCTccaggagggtgtgtgtgagaacctCAGAAAGCTGACCTTTATGACCAGTATTTTGACCACAGTGTTTGGCATCCAGGGCTGTAGGATCACCCGCTGTGGATACACTGGCGAGGATGGGGTTGAA ATATCAGTTCCAAGAGGGAATGTAGTAGAGTTGGTGGAGCGACTACTGGTCAATAGTGAGGTTAAACTGGCTGGCCTTGGTGCAAGAGACAGCCTTAGACTAGAAGCAGGActctgtctccatggcaacgaCATTGATGAGACCACGACACCTGTGGAAGCAAGTCTCGTATGGACTATAG GTAAGCGTCGTCGGCAGGCGAGGGATTTCCCTGGAGCTGATGTCATTGTTCCACAGATCAAAGCGAAGCCCAAGAGGAAAAGAGTGGGACTTATGTCTCACGGCCAACCAGTCAGACAGCACACCCCCATCCTCAGCACCGATGGCAAAGTTATAG GTAAGGTCACCAGTGGCTGCCCATCTCCCTGCCTAAAGCAAAATATTTCCATGGGTTATGTGGAGACAAGCTTCAGTAAAGTAGGAACGCCTGTTCAGGTGGAGGTGAGGAAGAAGATGATACCAGCAGTGATCAGCAAGATGCCATTTGTCCCTACAAACTATTATACTGGACAGTAA
- the si:dkey-20d21.12 gene encoding uncharacterized protein si:dkey-20d21.12, giving the protein MRMHSQGVLARSPPTPPSAFVHISDKDMTEIELHTVDSISDLHRTHSEQHCKGVRPPRPQPPSINGNLQMIDRPVVCQTGYRMRGSHLSQLNDMWTSSKCGYTLTCVAVMLILLTVILIFSFLVQQSRTLHRLAEALTHRKETTEEISIIFQELQALRKNLTALKIRH; this is encoded by the exons ATGAGGATGCACTCCCAAG GAGTGTTGGCCAGATCTCCTCCAACTCCTCCTTCAGCATTTGTACATATCAGTGATAAAGACATGACAGAAATTGAGCTGCACACTGTGGACTCCATCAGTGACCTGCACCGCACACACTCTGAACAACACTGCAAAG gTGTCCGACCTCCACGTCCACAACCTCCATCCATCAATGGGAACCTTCAGATGATTGACAGGCCAGTTGTTTGTCAAACAGGGTATCGAATGAGAGGATCTCATTTGAGTCAACTCAATGATATGTGGACTTCCTCTAAGTGTGGTTACACATTGACATGTGTGGCTGTAATGCTGATCCTCCTCACAGTCATTCTGATCTTTAGCTTCTTAG TCCAGCAGAGCAGAACTCTACACAGACTAGCTGAGGCACTGACGCACAGGAAAGAAACAACAGAAGAAATATCCATCATCTTTCAAGAACTCCAGGCTCTGCGCAAAAACCTGACAGCACTGAAGATCAGACACTGA